One Longimicrobium sp. genomic window carries:
- a CDS encoding EAL domain-containing protein, translated as MRLLGFADDETLRAAVEGAARALEAELTLLSPAEGGSSVRDDRFYDALRTHPDAAVVQFRRALLDRAREESQTRGIALVAACRNDAEARLAVRAGVEEWLILPATAEEVAARVSSALERLRTRAAPGATHERAEHLRYEELLYDRFTGFPTLPVMIERGREMLERCGRLTILYIEFVRYSKLEEIYGWEKLDEVLQSTASAVRDFYEQYDAVDGVVMVSHAADDDFIFFSELPGALDDAERRINEMAHALEEHVRTRLDTEQGEDVAGLFEIYVGSTTIFRNPKLRTERIIYRGIREAAQAARSVESRERARKVTDLKTTLREGAVYIVYHPIVVTETREVYGFEALARGTHRALRSPEVMFGVAEEANLIWELSRLCRRRAIEGMDAHLNENQLLFLNIDPHDFRDPTFRYLDLDELGVEHPERIVLEITERTAITDYPTFQGYLKEFRDRGFRFAVDDAGSGYAGLGSIANLEPDFIKLDISLISGIDANFMKQNLVETMVSFANDHGIKVIAEGVEREEEYETVKRLGVHFTQGFLFHTAGHGGVPLMTTT; from the coding sequence GTGAGGCTCCTGGGATTTGCGGATGACGAGACGCTCCGCGCCGCGGTAGAAGGCGCCGCGCGGGCGCTGGAAGCCGAGCTCACCCTGCTGTCGCCCGCCGAGGGCGGTTCGTCCGTGCGCGACGACCGCTTCTACGACGCCCTGCGCACCCATCCCGACGCCGCCGTCGTGCAGTTCCGGCGGGCGCTGCTGGACCGCGCACGCGAGGAGTCGCAGACGCGGGGCATCGCGCTGGTGGCCGCCTGCCGCAACGACGCCGAGGCCCGGCTGGCGGTGCGCGCGGGGGTGGAGGAGTGGCTGATCCTTCCGGCCACGGCCGAAGAAGTCGCCGCGCGCGTGTCGAGCGCGCTGGAGCGCCTGCGCACGCGCGCAGCCCCCGGCGCCACCCACGAGCGCGCCGAGCACCTGCGCTACGAAGAACTCCTGTACGACCGCTTCACCGGCTTTCCCACCCTGCCGGTGATGATCGAGCGCGGCCGCGAGATGCTGGAGCGCTGCGGCCGGCTGACCATTCTGTACATCGAGTTCGTCCGCTACTCCAAGCTCGAGGAAATCTACGGCTGGGAAAAGCTGGACGAGGTGCTGCAGAGCACCGCCTCGGCCGTGCGCGACTTCTACGAGCAATACGACGCGGTCGACGGCGTGGTGATGGTGTCGCACGCGGCGGACGACGACTTCATCTTCTTTTCCGAGCTTCCCGGTGCGCTGGACGACGCCGAGCGGCGCATCAACGAGATGGCGCACGCGCTCGAGGAGCACGTGCGCACGCGGCTGGACACGGAGCAGGGCGAGGACGTGGCGGGGCTGTTCGAGATCTACGTCGGCTCCACGACCATCTTCCGCAACCCGAAGCTGCGCACCGAGCGCATCATCTACCGCGGCATCCGCGAGGCGGCGCAAGCAGCCCGCAGCGTCGAAAGCCGCGAGCGCGCGCGCAAGGTGACGGACCTGAAGACCACGCTCCGCGAGGGCGCGGTCTACATCGTCTACCATCCCATCGTCGTCACCGAAACGCGCGAGGTGTACGGCTTCGAGGCCCTGGCCCGCGGCACGCACCGCGCGCTGCGCTCGCCCGAGGTGATGTTCGGGGTGGCCGAGGAAGCCAACCTCATCTGGGAGCTTTCGCGCCTGTGCCGCCGGCGCGCCATCGAGGGGATGGACGCGCACCTGAACGAGAACCAGCTCCTGTTCCTGAACATCGATCCGCACGATTTCCGCGACCCCACCTTCCGCTACCTGGACCTGGACGAGCTGGGCGTGGAGCACCCCGAGCGCATCGTGCTGGAGATCACGGAGCGCACGGCGATCACCGACTATCCCACCTTCCAGGGATACCTGAAGGAGTTCCGTGACCGGGGCTTCCGCTTCGCCGTGGACGACGCGGGGAGCGGCTACGCGGGGCTGGGGAGCATCGCCAACCTCGAGCCAGACTTCATCAAGCTCGACATCTCGCTGATCAGCGGCATCGATGCCAACTTCATGAAGCAGAACCTCGTGGAGACCATGGTGTCGTTCGCCAACGACCACGGCATCAAGGTGATCGCCGAGGGGGTGGAGCGCGAGGAGGAGTACGAGACGGTGAAGCGCCTGGGCGTGCACTTTACGCAGGGCTTCCTGTTCCACACGGCCGGCCACGGTGGCGTTCCGCTGATGACGACCACCTGA
- a CDS encoding pseudouridine-5'-phosphate glycosidase, which yields MIRTSDEVAEALGAGRAVVALESTVLAHGLPRPRNLQVGLGMEQRVRDAGAVPATVGVLGGVPRVGLSRDEVERMAMADGVLKLSTRDLPVPVARGSDGATTVAATMWLAHRAGVQVFATGGIGGVHRGEDRDVSADITELGRTPMLVVCAGAKSVLDLPATREALETAGVLLVGYGTNELPAFYSPRSGIPVDVRVDDAAQAAALWRAHRDLGLPGAMLLCVPPPEAHALAADEVDGAIAQALEGARAAGIRGKEVTPFLLRAVAEATGGRSLEANVGLLLNNAAVAASVAVALAEGAR from the coding sequence ATGATCCGCACGTCCGACGAGGTGGCAGAGGCGCTTGGCGCCGGGAGGGCCGTGGTGGCGCTGGAGAGCACCGTGCTCGCCCACGGGCTGCCCAGGCCCCGGAACCTGCAGGTGGGGCTGGGGATGGAGCAGCGCGTCCGCGATGCGGGCGCGGTTCCCGCCACGGTCGGCGTGCTGGGGGGCGTGCCGCGCGTGGGCCTGTCGCGCGACGAGGTGGAGCGGATGGCGATGGCGGACGGCGTGCTGAAGCTATCTACGCGCGACCTGCCGGTGCCCGTCGCACGGGGGAGCGATGGCGCGACGACGGTGGCGGCTACGATGTGGCTGGCGCACCGGGCGGGGGTGCAGGTGTTCGCCACCGGCGGCATCGGCGGAGTGCACCGGGGCGAGGACCGCGACGTTTCCGCCGACATCACCGAGTTGGGCCGCACGCCCATGCTGGTGGTGTGCGCGGGGGCCAAGTCGGTGCTCGACCTGCCCGCCACCCGTGAGGCGCTGGAAACGGCTGGCGTGCTGCTCGTGGGATACGGGACGAACGAGCTGCCCGCGTTCTACTCGCCCCGCAGCGGCATTCCCGTCGATGTGCGCGTGGACGACGCGGCGCAGGCGGCCGCCCTCTGGCGCGCGCACCGCGACCTGGGGCTCCCCGGCGCCATGTTGCTCTGCGTCCCTCCGCCGGAAGCGCATGCGCTGGCGGCCGACGAGGTGGATGGTGCCATCGCCCAGGCGCTGGAGGGCGCGCGCGCGGCGGGGATCCGAGGCAAGGAGGTTACGCCGTTCCTGCTCCGCGCGGTAGCCGAGGCGACGGGCGGGCGCTCGCTGGAGGCGAACGTCGGGCTGCTACTGAACAACGCGGCCGTGGCGGCTTCGGTGGCCGTCGCGCTGGCGGAGGGGGCGCGGTGA
- a CDS encoding 5-formyltetrahydrofolate cyclo-ligase gives MTKDDVRREVRGRLRALSVDERAAAEAEIARRVWEVPQVAGARVLMLYASMPGEVGTDAIAREAARRGITLVYPRCLEDRRLSLHVVDALDRLRPGRYGIREPNADTCPAHEVAAVDAALIPGLAWDRAGNRLGRGAGYYDRLLADPEWRGFRCGLFFSIQEFPAVPHDPWDARMQAIVTEAEIVSP, from the coding sequence GTGACCAAGGACGACGTTCGGCGGGAGGTGCGCGGGCGCTTGCGGGCGCTCTCCGTGGACGAGCGCGCGGCAGCGGAGGCGGAGATCGCTCGGCGCGTGTGGGAGGTGCCGCAGGTGGCCGGGGCGCGCGTGCTGATGCTCTATGCGTCCATGCCGGGTGAGGTGGGGACGGATGCGATTGCGCGGGAAGCGGCACGGCGCGGGATCACGCTCGTCTATCCCCGCTGCCTGGAGGACCGGCGGCTCTCGCTGCACGTCGTCGACGCGCTGGACCGCCTGCGCCCCGGACGCTACGGCATCCGTGAGCCCAACGCGGATACGTGCCCGGCGCACGAGGTGGCGGCCGTGGATGCGGCGCTGATCCCAGGCCTCGCATGGGACCGCGCCGGCAATCGGCTGGGCCGCGGCGCCGGCTACTACGACCGCCTGCTGGCCGATCCGGAGTGGCGGGGCTTTCGCTGCGGCCTGTTCTTCTCCATCCAGGAGTTCCCCGCGGTCCCGCACGATCCGTGGGACGCGCGGATGCAGGCCATCGTCACGGAAGCCGAAATCGTCTCACCCTGA
- a CDS encoding response regulator gives MSVTDQNETILVVDDNRDNVEILRAFLESRGFTVAEARDGRSALACLDEVRPALVLLDVMMPGMDGWEVCRVIKAHPTHGSMKVIMVTAKGAFEDKFEGLRSGADDYVVKPVDFKDLLERVNRNLAARGGKA, from the coding sequence GTGTCGGTGACCGATCAGAACGAAACCATCCTGGTGGTGGACGACAACCGCGACAACGTCGAGATCCTGCGCGCCTTCCTGGAGTCGCGCGGGTTCACGGTCGCGGAGGCGCGGGACGGCCGCTCGGCGCTGGCCTGCCTCGACGAGGTGAGGCCCGCGCTGGTGCTGCTGGACGTGATGATGCCGGGAATGGATGGCTGGGAAGTGTGCCGCGTCATCAAGGCGCACCCCACCCACGGAAGCATGAAAGTAATCATGGTGACCGCCAAGGGCGCGTTCGAAGACAAGTTCGAGGGGCTGCGCTCCGGCGCCGACGACTACGTGGTGAAGCCGGTGGACTTCAAGGACCTGCTGGAGAGGGTGAACCGCAACCTTGCGGCCAGGGGCGGCAAGGCGTGA